In one Kitasatospora cineracea genomic region, the following are encoded:
- a CDS encoding 6-phosphofructokinase — MRIGVLTSGGDCPGLNAVIRSIVHRGTDVHGDEILGIEDGFLGLIEGRARPISHEDVTGLLTLGGTILGSARVQREKIRWAVENSRELAAGLGIDALIAIGGEGTLTAAKLFSDAGLPVVAVPKTIDNDIDATDVTFGFDTAVHVATEAIDRLKTTAESHQRVMVVELMGRHTGWITLTAGMAGGAHGILIPEKPFDIEAVARMIEDRFRRGKKFAIIAVAEGAQPLPGTLRFEHGRVDQFGHQTFGGIGTRLAIELENLLGKEARPVILGHTQRGGTPTALDRVLATRFGWHAVEAVHKGAFGHFTALRGTEIHLTPIADAVVQLKTVPQDRWTESEAVL; from the coding sequence ATGCGAATCGGCGTTCTCACCAGCGGCGGCGACTGCCCCGGCCTGAACGCGGTCATCCGCTCGATCGTGCACCGCGGCACCGACGTGCACGGCGACGAGATCCTCGGCATCGAGGACGGCTTCCTCGGCCTGATCGAGGGCCGGGCCCGGCCGATCTCGCACGAGGACGTCACCGGCCTGCTCACCCTGGGCGGCACCATCCTCGGCTCCGCCCGGGTCCAGCGCGAGAAGATCCGCTGGGCCGTCGAGAACTCCCGCGAACTCGCGGCCGGCCTCGGCATCGACGCGCTGATCGCCATCGGCGGCGAGGGCACCCTCACCGCGGCCAAGCTGTTCAGCGACGCCGGGCTGCCCGTCGTCGCCGTCCCCAAGACCATCGACAACGACATCGACGCCACCGACGTCACCTTCGGCTTCGACACCGCCGTGCACGTCGCCACCGAGGCCATCGACCGGCTCAAGACCACCGCCGAGTCGCACCAGCGGGTCATGGTGGTCGAGTTGATGGGCCGCCACACCGGCTGGATCACCCTCACCGCGGGCATGGCCGGCGGCGCCCACGGCATCCTCATCCCCGAGAAGCCCTTCGACATCGAGGCGGTCGCCCGGATGATCGAGGACCGCTTCCGGCGCGGCAAGAAGTTCGCCATCATCGCCGTCGCCGAGGGCGCCCAGCCGCTGCCCGGCACGCTGCGCTTCGAGCACGGCCGGGTCGACCAGTTCGGCCACCAGACCTTCGGCGGCATCGGCACCCGGCTCGCCATCGAACTGGAGAACCTGCTCGGCAAGGAGGCCCGGCCGGTCATCCTCGGCCACACCCAGCGCGGCGGCACCCCCACCGCGCTCGACCGGGTGCTCGCAACCCGCTTCGGCTGGCACGCCGTCGAGGCCGTCCACAAGGGCGCGTTCGGGCACTTCACCGCGCTGCGCGGCACCGAGATCCACCTCACCCCGATCGCCGACGCGGTCGTCCAGCTCAAGACCGTCCCGCAGGACCGCTGGACCGAATCCGAGGCCGTGCTCTGA
- a CDS encoding thiamine-phosphate kinase, which yields MQGTVGELGEFGLIRELTARLPMTPAVELGPGDDAAVVKAPDGRVVATTDVLIEGRHFRRDWSTAYDVGRKCAAQNLADIAAMGAVPTALLLGLVTPADLPTTWATELMDGLRDECQVAGATVVGGDVVRGDTITLAITALGDLQGRRPVVRSGAQVGDVVAVTGWLGWSAAGLTVLQRGFRSPRAFVEAHRRPEPPYHAGPAASELGATAMVDVSDGLVADLGHVARASEVDIDLRAADFDVPAQMADIGQAVGVDPLVWVLSGGEDHAIVATFPKSAPLPARWRVIGEVVRTARPGRGGTVTVDGAPWDRTAGWDHFAEE from the coding sequence ATGCAGGGGACCGTGGGCGAACTCGGCGAGTTCGGGCTCATCCGGGAGCTGACCGCACGGCTGCCGATGACCCCGGCGGTGGAGCTCGGGCCCGGCGACGACGCGGCCGTGGTCAAGGCGCCCGACGGGCGGGTGGTGGCCACCACCGACGTGCTGATCGAGGGCCGGCACTTCCGCCGCGACTGGTCCACCGCGTACGACGTCGGCCGCAAGTGCGCCGCGCAGAACCTCGCCGACATCGCCGCGATGGGCGCCGTCCCGACCGCGCTGCTGCTCGGCCTGGTCACCCCCGCCGACCTGCCCACCACCTGGGCCACCGAGCTGATGGACGGCCTGCGCGACGAGTGCCAGGTGGCCGGCGCCACCGTGGTCGGCGGCGACGTGGTGCGCGGCGACACCATCACGCTGGCCATCACCGCGCTCGGCGACCTCCAGGGCCGCCGCCCCGTGGTGCGCTCCGGCGCCCAGGTCGGCGACGTGGTCGCGGTGACCGGCTGGCTCGGCTGGTCCGCCGCCGGGCTGACCGTCCTGCAGCGCGGCTTCCGCTCCCCGCGGGCCTTCGTCGAGGCGCACCGCCGCCCCGAACCGCCGTACCACGCCGGTCCCGCCGCCAGCGAGCTCGGCGCCACCGCCATGGTCGACGTCTCCGACGGCCTGGTCGCCGACCTCGGCCACGTCGCCCGGGCCAGCGAGGTCGACATCGACCTGCGGGCCGCCGACTTCGACGTCCCCGCGCAGATGGCCGACATCGGGCAGGCCGTCGGCGTCGACCCGCTGGTGTGGGTGCTCTCCGGCGGCGAGGACCACGCGATCGTCGCCACCTTCCCCAAGTCCGCGCCGCTGCCCGCCCGTTGGCGGGTGATCGGCGAGGTGGTCCGGACCGCCCGGCCCGGCCGCGGCGGCACCGTCACCGTCGACGGCGCCCCCTGGGACCGCACCGCGGGCTGGGACCACTTCGCCGAGGAGTAG
- a CDS encoding Lrp/AsnC ligand binding domain-containing protein: MVQAYILIQTEVGKATSVAESIAGITGVITAEDVTGPYDVIVRAEAESIDELGRLVVANVQRVEGITRTLTCPVVRL; encoded by the coding sequence GTGGTGCAGGCGTACATCCTGATCCAGACCGAGGTGGGCAAGGCCACCTCGGTGGCCGAGTCCATCGCCGGGATCACCGGAGTGATCACCGCCGAGGACGTGACCGGCCCGTACGACGTGATCGTCCGGGCGGAGGCGGAGTCGATCGACGAACTGGGCCGCCTGGTGGTGGCCAACGTGCAGCGGGTGGAGGGCATCACCCGCACCCTGACCTGTCCGGTGGTGCGGCTGTAA
- a CDS encoding DUF3515 domain-containing protein gives MASRDLLNRLPAPVRWLALPAALLGCTAWMVTAWGGDPDVPAPSQDAETARYCAALHAALPAEVLGHPRRDPSPASPYTAAWGSSPRTVMTCGADRPDLLNDTDRKGPCVDEVGWGLTEDGAGGYRFATGMRKAYVVVEVPAGAYPNYADPLGSFSDAIRATVPRIDGTADSDCLDDAS, from the coding sequence GTGGCCTCCCGTGACCTGCTGAACCGCCTGCCCGCCCCGGTGCGCTGGCTGGCGCTGCCCGCCGCGCTGCTCGGCTGCACGGCCTGGATGGTGACCGCCTGGGGCGGCGACCCGGACGTCCCCGCGCCCTCGCAGGACGCGGAGACCGCCCGGTACTGCGCGGCGCTGCACGCGGCGCTGCCCGCCGAGGTGCTCGGACACCCGCGCAGGGACCCGTCCCCGGCCTCGCCGTACACCGCGGCCTGGGGCTCCTCCCCGCGCACCGTGATGACCTGCGGCGCCGACCGGCCGGACCTGCTGAACGACACCGACCGCAAGGGCCCGTGCGTCGACGAGGTCGGCTGGGGCCTGACCGAGGACGGCGCCGGCGGCTACCGGTTCGCCACCGGGATGCGCAAGGCGTACGTGGTGGTGGAGGTCCCGGCGGGCGCGTACCCGAACTACGCGGACCCGCTGGGGTCGTTCTCCGACGCCATCCGGGCGACCGTCCCGCGGATCGACGGGACGGCCGACTCGGACTGCCTCGACGACGCCTCCTGA
- a CDS encoding D-alanine--D-alanine ligase family protein, which yields MSIEQTSPNQAAKPRVAIVFGGRSSEHGVSVVTAASVLRSIDRSKYEVLPIGITHEGRWALVGDEPARMAITDGRMPDVDQVAESTEGQVVLPAAPGNREVVWSEPGAAPKVLGEVDVVLPLLHGPWGEDGTLQGLLELSGVPYVGSGVLASAVGMDKEFTKRIIESLGLYAGEYTVLKPREWESEAGRAAARERIAALGLPLFVKPCRAGSSIGITKVKDLADLDAAVEEARRHDPKVIVEKGVEGREIECGVLEFEDGPRASVPAEVLVDGDFEFYDFEAKYIDSSEVRIPADLTGAERAEIRRQAVEVFEGLGCEGLARVDFFLLADGRWMVNEVNTMPGFTPISAYPKMWEATGVPYAELIDRLLAAALRRSTGLR from the coding sequence ATGAGCATCGAACAGACCTCCCCGAACCAGGCGGCCAAGCCGCGCGTGGCGATCGTCTTCGGCGGCCGCAGCTCCGAGCACGGCGTGTCCGTGGTCACGGCCGCCAGCGTGCTGCGCTCGATCGACCGCAGCAAGTACGAGGTGCTGCCGATTGGCATCACCCACGAGGGCCGCTGGGCCCTGGTCGGCGACGAACCGGCCCGGATGGCCATCACCGACGGCCGGATGCCGGACGTCGACCAGGTCGCCGAGTCCACCGAGGGCCAGGTCGTGCTGCCCGCCGCCCCCGGCAACCGCGAGGTGGTGTGGAGCGAGCCCGGCGCCGCGCCGAAGGTCCTCGGCGAGGTCGACGTGGTGCTCCCGCTGCTGCACGGCCCGTGGGGCGAGGACGGCACCCTGCAGGGCCTGCTGGAGCTCTCCGGCGTCCCCTACGTGGGCTCCGGCGTGCTGGCCTCCGCGGTCGGCATGGACAAGGAGTTCACCAAGCGGATCATCGAGTCGCTCGGCCTGTACGCGGGCGAGTACACGGTGCTCAAGCCGCGCGAGTGGGAGTCCGAGGCCGGCCGGGCCGCCGCCCGCGAGCGGATCGCGGCGCTCGGCCTGCCGCTGTTCGTCAAGCCCTGCCGGGCCGGCTCCTCGATCGGCATCACCAAGGTCAAGGACCTCGCGGACCTGGACGCCGCGGTCGAGGAGGCCCGCCGCCACGACCCCAAGGTGATCGTGGAGAAGGGCGTCGAGGGCCGCGAGATCGAGTGCGGCGTGCTGGAGTTCGAGGACGGCCCGCGCGCCTCGGTGCCCGCCGAGGTGCTGGTCGACGGGGACTTCGAGTTCTACGACTTCGAGGCCAAGTACATCGACTCCTCCGAGGTGCGCATCCCCGCCGACCTCACCGGTGCGGAGCGGGCGGAGATCCGCCGGCAGGCCGTCGAGGTGTTCGAGGGCCTCGGCTGCGAGGGCCTGGCCCGGGTCGACTTCTTCCTGCTGGCCGACGGCCGGTGGATGGTCAACGAGGTCAACACCATGCCCGGCTTCACCCCGATCTCGGCCTACCCGAAGATGTGGGAGGCCACCGGCGTGCCCTACGCCGAGCTGATCGACCGCCTGCTGGCCGCCGCGCTGCGCCGCTCCACCGGCCTGCGCTAG
- a CDS encoding NAD(P)H-dependent glycerol-3-phosphate dehydrogenase: MGTGSWGTVFAMILADAGCEVTLWGRRQELVDAIDRDHVNRDYLPELTLPAGIRATTDAAAALAGADFAVLSVPSQTLRDNLALWAPLIEPQTALVSLMKGVELGTVKRMSEVIAEVAGVGPERVVVVSGPNLAGEIANRQPAATVVACADEEVAKRFQKACHTPYFRPYTNTDVVGCELGGAVKNVIGLAVGMANGMGLGDNTKATLITRGLAETTRLGLVLGADPHTFAGLAGMGDLVATCSSPLSRNNTFGTNLGRGMTLAETIAATSQTAEGVKSCESVLDLARRNGVEMPIVEAVVDVVHKGRPTQEVLKGLMARSAKPERR, encoded by the coding sequence ATGGGGACGGGCTCCTGGGGCACCGTCTTCGCGATGATCCTGGCCGACGCGGGCTGCGAGGTGACCCTGTGGGGCCGCCGGCAGGAACTGGTCGACGCGATCGACCGGGACCACGTCAACCGGGACTACCTGCCGGAACTGACCCTGCCCGCGGGCATCCGGGCCACCACCGACGCCGCCGCGGCGCTGGCCGGCGCGGACTTCGCGGTGCTCTCGGTGCCGTCCCAGACGCTGCGCGACAACCTCGCGCTCTGGGCGCCGCTGATCGAGCCGCAGACCGCCCTGGTCAGCCTGATGAAGGGCGTCGAACTGGGCACCGTGAAGCGGATGAGCGAGGTGATCGCGGAGGTCGCCGGGGTCGGCCCGGAGCGGGTCGTGGTGGTGTCGGGCCCGAACCTGGCCGGCGAGATCGCCAACCGGCAGCCCGCCGCGACGGTGGTGGCGTGCGCCGACGAGGAGGTCGCCAAGCGCTTCCAGAAGGCCTGCCACACCCCGTACTTCCGCCCGTACACCAACACCGACGTGGTGGGCTGCGAGCTGGGCGGCGCGGTGAAGAACGTGATCGGCCTGGCGGTCGGCATGGCCAACGGCATGGGCCTGGGCGACAACACCAAGGCGACGCTGATCACCCGGGGCCTGGCCGAGACCACCCGGCTGGGCCTGGTGCTCGGCGCCGACCCGCACACCTTCGCCGGGCTGGCCGGGATGGGCGACCTGGTGGCGACCTGCTCCTCGCCGCTGTCCCGGAACAACACCTTCGGCACCAACCTGGGCCGCGGCATGACGCTGGCCGAGACGATCGCCGCCACCAGCCAGACCGCGGAGGGTGTGAAGTCCTGCGAGTCGGTGCTCGACCTGGCCCGGCGCAACGGGGTGGAGATGCCGATCGTGGAGGCCGTGGTCGACGTGGTGCACAAGGGCCGGCCGACCCAGGAAGTGCTGAAGGGGCTGATGGCCCGTTCGGCCAAGCCTGAGCGCCGCTGA
- a CDS encoding lysophospholipid acyltransferase family protein produces MARRSNARFGNADYGIWYRFAAVLVKPVTNALAQADWRGWEHLPEKSGFIAAVNHNSVIDPVFYAHWQYNSGRPPRILAKSSLFSVPFIGFMLRKTGQIPVFRESTDAAEAFRAAIDAVNGGQCVQFYPEGTLTRDPDLWPMTGKSGAARVALMTGAPVIPVAHWGAHEIIPPYGKGKGKYRLFPRHKVVVAAGPAVDLSKYQGQELTAQVLREATDDIMAAITAVLEDIRGEQAPKERYDMRKAAKDRAAAAQAKRERAAEEGGR; encoded by the coding sequence GTGGCCCGCCGCTCTAACGCCAGGTTCGGAAACGCCGACTACGGGATCTGGTACCGCTTCGCGGCGGTGCTCGTGAAGCCGGTGACCAACGCCCTGGCCCAGGCGGACTGGCGCGGCTGGGAGCACCTGCCCGAGAAGTCCGGGTTCATCGCCGCGGTGAACCACAACTCGGTGATCGACCCGGTGTTCTACGCGCACTGGCAGTACAACTCGGGCCGTCCGCCGCGGATCCTCGCCAAGTCCTCGCTGTTCTCGGTGCCGTTCATCGGCTTCATGCTGCGCAAGACCGGTCAGATCCCGGTGTTCCGGGAGTCCACCGACGCGGCCGAGGCGTTCCGGGCCGCGATCGACGCGGTGAACGGCGGCCAGTGCGTGCAGTTCTACCCGGAGGGCACCCTCACCCGGGACCCGGACCTGTGGCCGATGACCGGCAAGAGCGGCGCAGCCCGGGTCGCGCTGATGACGGGCGCGCCGGTGATCCCGGTGGCGCACTGGGGCGCGCACGAGATCATCCCGCCGTACGGCAAGGGCAAGGGCAAGTACCGCCTGTTCCCGCGGCACAAGGTGGTCGTCGCGGCGGGCCCCGCGGTCGACCTGAGCAAGTACCAGGGGCAGGAGCTCACCGCCCAGGTGCTCAGGGAGGCCACCGACGACATCATGGCGGCGATCACCGCCGTGCTGGAGGACATCCGCGGCGAGCAGGCCCCGAAGGAGCGGTACGACATGCGCAAGGCCGCCAAGGACCGGGCCGCGGCCGCCCAGGCCAAGCGCGAGCGCGCCGCCGAGGAGGGCGGCCGGTGA
- a CDS encoding GntR family transcriptional regulator, translating into MPSQDPPYLRIADHLRRRVTAGEWAVGERLPSRARLAESYGVGPNVLQRAQEVLIGEGLLEGRTGSGTYVREPVDRLPMLRSRTAGAFPAALVPNGSWECDSYGRTPAPAHVARRLRIEPGALTMHTRYEFTADGLVVQLADSWEPMDLTENTPAQLPEYGPHHGLGVTARMDSIGVRVVRAVERLRPARASAEQAALLPGVSAGDPVTLLERTYLDDTGRPVETADLVIPDSRWEICYELPVEVPE; encoded by the coding sequence ATGCCCTCACAGGACCCGCCGTACCTCCGCATCGCGGACCACCTGCGCCGCCGGGTGACGGCCGGGGAGTGGGCGGTCGGCGAACGGCTGCCGTCCCGGGCGCGGCTGGCCGAGAGCTACGGCGTGGGGCCGAACGTGCTGCAGCGCGCGCAGGAAGTGCTCATCGGCGAAGGGCTGTTGGAGGGCCGGACCGGCTCCGGCACGTACGTCCGGGAGCCGGTGGACCGGCTGCCGATGCTGCGCTCGCGGACGGCCGGCGCCTTCCCGGCCGCCCTGGTGCCGAACGGCAGCTGGGAGTGCGACTCGTACGGCCGCACGCCGGCCCCGGCCCACGTCGCCCGGCGGCTGCGGATCGAGCCGGGCGCGCTGACGATGCACACCCGCTACGAGTTCACCGCGGACGGCCTGGTGGTCCAACTGGCCGACTCCTGGGAGCCGATGGACCTCACCGAGAACACCCCGGCCCAGCTGCCCGAGTACGGCCCGCACCACGGCCTGGGCGTGACCGCCCGGATGGACTCGATCGGGGTCCGGGTGGTGCGCGCGGTGGAGCGGCTGCGCCCGGCCCGGGCGAGCGCGGAGCAGGCCGCGCTGCTGCCGGGCGTCAGCGCGGGCGACCCGGTGACGCTGCTGGAGCGGACGTACCTGGACGACACCGGGCGGCCGGTGGAGACCGCGGACCTGGTCATTCCGGATTCCCGCTGGGAGATCTGCTACGAGCTGCCGGTGGAAGTGCCGGAGTAG
- a CDS encoding HU family DNA-binding protein: MNKAQLVEAVAEQLGGRKAAAEAVDAVLDTMVRAVVAGDRVSVTGFGTFEKVERSARFARNPQTGERVKVKKTAVPRFRPGQGFKDLVSGSKKLPKEGPSVKKAPKGSLTPGKSGVAASPAAKRAATKRAAAAGTAAKKTAAKKATTAKTAVAKKAAPAKTAVKKATTAKTAVAKKTSAAATKKATTAAKKTTTAAAAKKATATAKKTAPAKKTATRKTTARKSTAK, translated from the coding sequence GTGAACAAGGCTCAGCTTGTCGAAGCGGTGGCCGAGCAGCTGGGCGGTCGCAAGGCTGCCGCAGAGGCCGTCGACGCAGTGCTCGACACCATGGTGCGTGCCGTCGTGGCGGGTGACCGCGTCTCGGTCACCGGTTTCGGCACCTTCGAGAAGGTGGAGCGCTCGGCGCGCTTCGCCCGCAACCCGCAGACCGGCGAGCGGGTCAAGGTCAAGAAGACCGCGGTCCCGCGGTTCCGCCCCGGCCAGGGCTTCAAGGACCTCGTCTCCGGCAGCAAGAAGCTGCCGAAGGAGGGCCCGTCGGTCAAGAAGGCCCCCAAGGGCTCGCTCACCCCGGGCAAGTCCGGCGTGGCCGCCAGCCCGGCCGCCAAGCGCGCCGCGACCAAGCGCGCCGCCGCGGCCGGCACCGCCGCCAAGAAGACCGCCGCCAAGAAGGCCACCACCGCCAAGACCGCGGTGGCCAAGAAGGCGGCCCCGGCGAAGACCGCGGTCAAGAAGGCCACCACCGCCAAGACCGCCGTGGCGAAGAAGACCAGCGCCGCGGCGACCAAGAAGGCCACCACGGCGGCCAAGAAGACCACCACCGCCGCGGCCGCCAAGAAGGCCACCGCCACCGCCAAGAAGACCGCTCCGGCGAAGAAGACCGCCACGCGGAAGACCACCGCGCGCAAGTCCACCGCCAAGTAG
- the leuD gene encoding 3-isopropylmalate dehydratase small subunit encodes MEKFTTHTGRAVPLRRSNVDTDQIIPAHWLKKVTRSGFEDGLFEAWRKDESFVLNLPERQGASVLVAGPEFGTGSSREHAVWALQNYGFQAVVSSRFADIFRGNSLKNGLLTVVLPQETVERLWELTEADPTAEITVDLEAREVRAEGVTAPFELDDNVRWRLLNGLDDISITLQNEADVAAFEAKRPSFKPRTQPVA; translated from the coding sequence ATGGAGAAGTTCACCACCCACACCGGCCGCGCCGTCCCGCTGCGCCGCTCCAACGTGGACACCGACCAGATCATCCCGGCGCACTGGCTGAAGAAGGTCACCCGCTCCGGCTTCGAGGACGGCCTGTTCGAGGCCTGGCGCAAGGACGAGTCCTTCGTCCTGAACCTGCCCGAGCGCCAGGGCGCGTCCGTCCTGGTGGCCGGCCCCGAGTTCGGCACCGGCTCGTCCCGCGAGCACGCCGTCTGGGCGCTGCAGAACTACGGCTTCCAGGCGGTCGTCTCCTCCCGGTTCGCCGACATCTTCCGCGGCAACTCGCTGAAGAACGGCCTGCTCACGGTGGTCCTGCCGCAGGAGACGGTGGAGCGGCTCTGGGAGTTGACCGAGGCCGACCCGACCGCCGAGATCACCGTCGACCTGGAGGCCCGCGAGGTCCGGGCCGAGGGCGTCACCGCCCCGTTCGAGCTGGACGACAACGTGCGCTGGCGGCTGCTGAACGGCCTGGACGACATCAGCATCACCCTGCAGAACGAAGCCGATGTCGCCGCGTTCGAGGCGAAGCGCCCGTCCTTCAAGCCGCGCACCCAGCCGGTCGCCTGA
- the leuC gene encoding 3-isopropylmalate dehydratase large subunit, which translates to MGRTLAEKVWDDHVVRRAEGEPDLLYIDLHLLHEVTSPQAFDGLRLAGRPVRRTDLTIATEDHNTPTLDIDKPIADPVSRVQLETLRRNAEEFGVRIHSLGDVEQGVVHVVGPQLGLTQPGMTVVCGDSHTSTHGAFGALAFGIGTSQVEHVLATQTLPLAPFKTMAITVEGELPEGVTAKDLILAVITKIGTGGGQGYVLEYRGSAIRSLSMEARMTICNMSIEAGARAGMIAPDRTTFDYLQGRPHAPQGEDWDAAVAYWETLSTDEDAVFDAEVFIDAAELTPFVTWGTNPGQGAPLGADVPNPADFADPQERIAAENALKYMGLEAGTPLREVKVDAVFVGSCTNGRIEDLRAAAAILEGRRIAEGVRMLVVPGSVRVALQAVEEGLDKVFTAAGAEWRHAGCSMCLGMNPDQLAPGERCASTSNRNFEGRQGKGGRTHLVSPQVAAATALVGRLAAPADLTDNVAVEV; encoded by the coding sequence ATGGGACGGACACTCGCAGAGAAGGTCTGGGACGACCACGTCGTCCGGCGCGCCGAGGGCGAGCCCGACCTGCTCTACATCGACCTGCACCTGCTGCACGAGGTGACCAGCCCGCAGGCGTTCGACGGCCTCCGGCTGGCCGGCCGCCCGGTCCGCCGGACCGATCTGACGATCGCCACCGAGGACCACAACACCCCGACCCTGGACATCGACAAGCCGATCGCCGACCCGGTCTCCCGGGTCCAGCTGGAGACGCTGCGCAGGAACGCCGAGGAGTTCGGCGTGCGCATCCACTCGCTGGGCGACGTCGAGCAGGGCGTGGTCCACGTGGTCGGCCCGCAGCTGGGCCTGACCCAGCCCGGCATGACCGTGGTCTGCGGCGACTCGCACACCTCCACCCACGGCGCCTTCGGCGCGCTGGCCTTCGGCATCGGCACCAGCCAGGTCGAGCACGTGCTGGCCACCCAGACGCTGCCGCTGGCCCCGTTCAAGACCATGGCGATCACCGTCGAGGGCGAGCTGCCCGAGGGCGTCACCGCCAAGGACCTGATCCTGGCCGTGATCACCAAGATCGGCACCGGCGGCGGCCAGGGCTACGTCCTGGAGTACCGCGGCTCGGCGATCCGCAGCCTCTCCATGGAGGCCCGGATGACGATCTGCAACATGTCCATCGAGGCGGGCGCCCGGGCCGGCATGATCGCCCCGGACCGCACCACCTTCGACTACCTGCAGGGCCGCCCGCACGCCCCGCAGGGCGAGGACTGGGACGCCGCGGTCGCCTACTGGGAGACGCTGTCCACCGACGAGGACGCGGTCTTCGACGCCGAGGTGTTCATCGACGCCGCCGAGCTGACCCCGTTCGTCACCTGGGGCACCAACCCGGGCCAGGGCGCGCCGCTGGGCGCCGACGTGCCGAACCCGGCGGACTTCGCGGACCCGCAGGAGCGGATCGCCGCCGAGAACGCCCTGAAGTACATGGGCCTGGAGGCCGGCACCCCGCTGCGCGAGGTCAAGGTCGACGCCGTCTTCGTCGGCTCCTGCACCAACGGCCGGATCGAGGACCTGCGGGCCGCCGCGGCCATCCTGGAGGGCCGTCGGATCGCCGAGGGCGTGCGGATGCTGGTCGTCCCGGGCTCGGTCCGGGTCGCCCTGCAGGCCGTCGAGGAGGGCCTGGACAAGGTCTTCACCGCCGCGGGCGCCGAGTGGCGGCACGCCGGCTGCTCGATGTGCCTGGGCATGAACCCGGACCAGCTGGCCCCGGGCGAGCGCTGCGCCTCCACCTCGAACCGCAACTTCGAGGGCCGCCAGGGCAAGGGCGGACGCACCCACCTGGTCTCCCCCCAGGTGGCCGCCGCCACCGCGCTGGTGGGCCGTCTGGCCGCACCCGCCGACCTGACCGACAACGTGGCTGTGGAGGTCTGA
- a CDS encoding IclR family transcriptional regulator has translation MDNTSGVGVLDKAALVLSALESGPATLAGLVAATGLARPTAHRLAVALEHHRLVTRDMQGRFILGPRLSELSAAAGEDRLLAAAGPVLTHLRDVTGESAQLYRRQGEMRICVAAAERLSGLRDTVPVGSTLPMKAGSAAQVLLAWEEPERLHRGLQGARFTATALSGVRRRGWAQSIGEREPGVASVSAPVRGPSNRVVAAVSVSGPIERLTRHPGRMHAQAIIEAANRLTEALRRN, from the coding sequence ATGGACAACACTAGCGGCGTCGGCGTTCTCGACAAGGCCGCTCTGGTGCTCAGCGCACTGGAGTCGGGCCCCGCCACGTTGGCGGGGCTGGTCGCCGCCACCGGTCTGGCACGGCCCACGGCCCACCGACTCGCCGTCGCACTCGAGCACCACCGCCTGGTCACCCGAGACATGCAGGGCCGTTTCATCCTCGGCCCCCGCCTCTCCGAGCTCTCCGCCGCCGCCGGCGAGGACCGCCTGCTGGCCGCCGCCGGACCGGTCCTCACCCACCTGCGCGACGTGACGGGCGAGAGCGCCCAGCTCTACCGCCGCCAGGGCGAGATGCGGATCTGCGTGGCCGCCGCCGAACGCCTGTCGGGTCTGCGCGACACCGTGCCGGTCGGCTCCACCCTCCCGATGAAGGCCGGCTCCGCCGCCCAGGTCCTGCTCGCCTGGGAGGAGCCCGAGCGCCTGCACCGCGGCCTCCAGGGCGCCCGCTTCACCGCCACCGCGCTCAGCGGCGTCCGCCGCCGCGGCTGGGCCCAGTCCATCGGCGAGCGCGAGCCCGGCGTCGCCTCCGTCTCGGCCCCCGTCCGCGGCCCCTCCAACCGGGTCGTCGCCGCCGTCTCCGTCTCCGGCCCCATCGAGCGCCTCACCCGCCACCCCGGCCGGATGCACGCCCAGGCCATCATCGAAGCCGCCAACCGCCTCACCGAGGCCCTCCGCCGCAACTGA